Proteins co-encoded in one Flavobacterium fluviale genomic window:
- a CDS encoding methylated-DNA--[protein]-cysteine S-methyltransferase, protein METVYINSPLGITKIIGDENGIAVISVSDVGSNEVSKEIPEVLQDAVFQLNEYFQGKRTNFDLKLNPKGTEFQQKVWKSLLEIPFGKTVSYMDQTKKLGDVKAIRAVASANGKNPLWIVVPCHRVIGTNGSLTGYAGGLSRKKWLLEHESPSQQQSLF, encoded by the coding sequence ATGGAAACAGTTTACATCAATTCACCTTTAGGAATCACCAAAATTATTGGCGATGAAAATGGCATTGCTGTAATTTCAGTTTCTGATGTAGGTTCAAATGAAGTTTCAAAAGAAATTCCAGAAGTTTTACAAGACGCCGTATTTCAGTTAAATGAGTATTTCCAAGGGAAAAGAACGAATTTTGATCTGAAACTAAACCCAAAAGGAACCGAATTTCAGCAGAAAGTCTGGAAATCATTATTGGAAATTCCATTTGGAAAAACGGTAAGTTATATGGATCAAACCAAAAAATTGGGCGATGTAAAAGCGATTCGCGCTGTAGCTTCGGCAAATGGTAAAAATCCGTTATGGATTGTTGTTCCCTGTCACCGTGTGATTGGAACAAATGGATCGTTAACAGGATACGCCGGCGGATTGTCCCGCAAGAAATGGCTTTTGGAACATGAAAGTCCTTCTCAACAGCAAAGCTTGTTTTAG
- a CDS encoding 3'-5' exonuclease, which translates to MIEKINLNNILFLDIETVPEEENFDSLDAEMQSLWDLKTQYQRKDEFSPEEFYERAGIWAEFGKIICISVGYFTIKGDIRNFRVTSFFGEEKKILKDFSNLINNHFNQPQHLLCGHNSKEFDIPFIARRMIINQMPIPDKLNLFGKKPWEIPHLDTLELWKFGDYKHFTSLKLLTKILGVPSPKGDIDGSQVAHVYYVEKDIDRIVTYCEKDTIAVAQIFLRLRREDLLIEEEIIHV; encoded by the coding sequence ATGATTGAAAAAATAAACCTTAACAACATTTTATTTCTTGATATAGAAACCGTTCCAGAAGAAGAAAACTTCGATTCGCTCGACGCTGAAATGCAGTCTCTCTGGGATTTGAAAACGCAATATCAGCGAAAAGATGAATTTTCTCCAGAAGAATTTTACGAACGTGCGGGAATCTGGGCAGAATTTGGAAAAATTATCTGTATCTCTGTGGGTTATTTCACCATTAAAGGTGATATTCGAAACTTTAGGGTGACTTCGTTCTTTGGTGAAGAAAAGAAGATTTTGAAAGACTTTTCTAATTTGATCAATAATCATTTTAATCAGCCACAGCATCTTTTGTGCGGACATAATTCAAAAGAATTTGACATTCCGTTTATCGCACGAAGGATGATTATCAACCAAATGCCAATTCCCGATAAATTGAACCTGTTTGGAAAGAAACCTTGGGAAATTCCGCATCTTGATACTTTAGAACTATGGAAGTTTGGCGATTATAAGCATTTTACTTCTTTAAAACTACTGACTAAAATTCTTGGAGTGCCATCTCCAAAAGGTGATATTGATGGAAGTCAAGTTGCCCATGTTTATTATGTAGAGAAAGATATTGATAGAATTGTAACTTATTGCGAAAAAGACACCATTGCCGTTGCACAGATTTTTCTTCGTTTGCGCAGAGAAGATCTTTTGATTGAAGAAGAAATTATACATGTGTAG
- a CDS encoding winged helix DNA-binding domain-containing protein, with protein sequence MTYSEISHHRLVSQQLDQSSTLSPQEIVQHLGAMQAQDYAMAKWAVGSRCQSTEREIEEAVNSGKIIRTHILRPTWHLVAAADIYWMLDISGPQVQKIIFPAAVKYGLDQKKLDTFNSSLQKILAGNNHLTREEIMQELNIKKTSSLDFMTAVIMMNAELSGVVCNGKMKGRQITYALLEERVSKPKTRLTQEEGLAKLMQRYFESRGPATLADFSKWSGFSSTVCNSIINAITLQLNYITIDNQQYWFKKDHTKTLSSRESVHFLAGFDEFLISYKNREASLPIEHQQKVFTNNGIFKPTILENGQVIGTWKRTIKKDHVKIETLFFNAIKISKKEMLFKGIKSFENYLETKIVIE encoded by the coding sequence ATGACTTATTCTGAAATTTCACATCATCGGCTTGTTTCGCAGCAACTGGATCAGTCAAGTACTCTTTCACCGCAAGAAATTGTTCAGCATTTAGGCGCTATGCAGGCTCAGGATTATGCTATGGCAAAATGGGCAGTTGGTTCTCGATGCCAATCCACAGAAAGAGAAATTGAAGAGGCTGTAAATTCTGGAAAAATTATTAGAACACATATTCTGCGTCCTACCTGGCATTTAGTTGCAGCTGCTGATATTTATTGGATGCTGGACATTTCTGGACCACAGGTACAAAAAATTATCTTTCCCGCAGCTGTAAAATATGGTTTAGATCAAAAAAAACTGGATACCTTTAATTCATCTCTTCAAAAAATATTGGCAGGAAATAATCATCTCACACGTGAAGAAATAATGCAGGAGCTCAATATTAAAAAAACTTCAAGCCTGGATTTTATGACAGCCGTAATTATGATGAATGCTGAACTTTCAGGTGTAGTATGCAATGGTAAAATGAAGGGCAGGCAAATTACTTATGCACTGCTTGAAGAAAGAGTCTCTAAACCAAAAACCAGATTAACACAGGAAGAAGGTTTGGCAAAATTAATGCAGCGCTATTTTGAAAGCCGCGGTCCTGCTACTTTGGCTGATTTTTCTAAATGGTCAGGTTTTTCCAGTACAGTTTGCAATTCAATTATTAACGCAATAACGTTGCAATTGAATTACATTACTATTGATAATCAACAATATTGGTTTAAAAAAGATCATACTAAAACATTATCTTCTCGAGAAAGCGTACATTTTCTCGCTGGTTTTGATGAGTTTTTAATTTCGTATAAAAATCGAGAAGCATCATTACCAATAGAACATCAACAGAAAGTTTTTACCAATAATGGCATTTTTAAACCCACAATTTTAGAAAACGGACAAGTTATTGGAACGTGGAAAAGAACCATTAAAAAAGATCACGTCAAAATAGAAACGCTGTTTTTTAATGCAATAAAAATTTCGAAAAAGGAAATGCTGTTTAAAGGAATTAAATCTTTCGAAAATTATCTGGAAACCAAAATTGTGATTGAATAA
- a CDS encoding nucleoside recognition domain-containing protein, whose protein sequence is MVLSRFWLTIFISSIVFIVVSLFTANTYTIDSVLNGKKDDPVLVSEKYIDELPAFIKDSIQKAPDQTMIINRDTLNADSTYVYKNKTVKIFSGLQKSDGLLPTCKSTLVDLILPLIAYLAFFCGLMELLIISGASGKLAKGLSPVFVKVFPSIPKNHPSISYMTLNFAANFLGLDSAATPFGLKAMESLQEINPDKDKASDAQIMFMCLHASGLTLIATSIIGYRAAANATNPADVMLPCIITSFIGTIAAFLIVGIKQKINFKSASLLIGLMGLIAAIVGLLMYVNHLDLIGKNYFTSNLSGLILLAIIAFTLIFSFLNEQKFKDANTTVFDTFVVGANNGVKTGVTIFPYVLGMLVAISLFRNSGLFEIISDGIGFIFSNLGVSKEITNALPVAMLRPFSSAGSRGFLIDSMNTFGADSLTARLSSIFQCSAESTFYVIAVYFGSVNIKNTRYALGTMLLVDLICVITAIFVATWFF, encoded by the coding sequence ATGGTATTAAGTAGATTTTGGTTAACGATTTTTATTTCTTCGATTGTTTTTATTGTAGTCAGTTTGTTTACGGCCAATACTTATACTATTGATTCTGTTTTAAATGGAAAGAAAGACGATCCTGTTTTAGTCTCTGAAAAATATATTGACGAACTTCCTGCTTTTATCAAAGATAGTATTCAAAAAGCGCCGGATCAAACTATGATTATCAATCGAGATACGCTGAATGCCGACTCGACTTACGTTTATAAAAACAAAACCGTAAAAATTTTTAGCGGTCTTCAGAAATCTGATGGATTACTGCCGACTTGTAAAAGCACTTTAGTCGATTTGATTTTACCGCTTATCGCCTATCTCGCTTTTTTCTGCGGATTAATGGAACTTTTAATTATTTCAGGGGCTTCTGGAAAATTGGCAAAAGGATTGAGCCCGGTATTTGTAAAAGTTTTCCCGAGTATCCCTAAAAATCACCCCTCGATTTCATACATGACTTTAAACTTTGCTGCCAATTTCTTAGGATTAGATTCGGCTGCAACTCCGTTTGGACTAAAAGCCATGGAAAGTTTGCAGGAAATTAACCCCGATAAAGACAAAGCGAGCGATGCACAAATTATGTTTATGTGCCTTCACGCGTCTGGTTTAACTTTAATTGCAACTTCAATCATTGGTTACCGCGCGGCTGCAAATGCCACAAATCCTGCTGATGTAATGCTTCCTTGTATCATTACTTCATTCATTGGTACCATTGCCGCTTTCTTAATTGTCGGAATCAAACAAAAAATCAACTTCAAAAGTGCTTCGCTTTTAATTGGTTTGATGGGTTTAATCGCTGCAATTGTTGGTTTATTAATGTACGTGAATCACTTAGATTTAATCGGAAAAAATTATTTCACTTCTAACCTTTCAGGATTAATACTTTTGGCGATTATTGCTTTTACGCTGATTTTTTCATTTTTAAACGAACAAAAATTTAAAGATGCAAACACAACTGTTTTCGACACTTTTGTAGTTGGAGCGAATAACGGAGTTAAAACAGGAGTTACTATTTTTCCTTATGTATTAGGAATGTTAGTCGCAATTTCATTGTTCAGAAACAGCGGATTATTCGAAATTATAAGTGACGGAATCGGATTTATCTTTTCGAATTTAGGCGTAAGCAAAGAAATTACAAATGCACTTCCTGTTGCAATGCTGCGTCCGTTTAGTTCGGCGGGATCAAGAGGTTTCTTAATCGATTCGATGAACACCTTCGGGGCCGATTCTTTAACAGCTAGATTGAGCAGTATTTTTCAATGCAGTGCAGAAAGTACGTTTTATGTAATTGCTGTTTATTTTGGTTCTGTAAACATCAAAAATACCCGTTATGCGTTAGGAACAATGCTTTTGGTAGACTTAATTTGTGTTATCACAGCTATTTTTGTTGCAACTTGGTTCTTTTAA
- a CDS encoding fumarate hydratase — translation MIDFIYQDPYPILKDDTQYRKITSDFVKVEQFGEREVLTVDPKGLELLAEEALTDVSFMLRTSHLQKLRKILDDPEATDNDRFVAYNLLQNASVAAEGQLPSCQDTGTAIVMAKKGESIFTGVDDAEWLSRGIFNTYQKRNLRYSQIVPISMFEEKNSGSNLPAQIDIYAKKGTSYEFLFMAKGGGSANKTYLYQQTKSLLNEKSLDEFIRTKIKDLGTSACPPYHLALVIGGTSAEANLSAVKKASAGYYDNLPTSGNMSGQAFRDFEWEERVQKICQESAIGAQFGGKYFTHDVRVIRLPRHAASCPVGLGVSCSADRNIKGKITKEGIFVEQLEVNPKQFLPETAPHLEAPVEIDLDQPMADILAKLSQYPVKTRLKLNGTVIVARDIAHAKIKELLDAGKPMPEYFKNHPVYYAGPAKTPDGMASGSFGPTTAGRMDVYVDEFQKNGGSMIMLAKGNRTKQVTDACGKYGGFYLGSIGGPAAILAQDNILKVEVVDFEELGMEAVRKITVKDFPAFIITDDKGNDFFANL, via the coding sequence ATGATTGATTTTATATACCAAGATCCTTATCCGATCTTAAAGGATGATACGCAGTACCGCAAAATCACCTCAGATTTTGTGAAAGTGGAACAATTTGGAGAACGTGAAGTTTTAACCGTTGATCCAAAAGGTTTAGAATTATTGGCTGAAGAAGCTTTGACAGATGTTTCGTTTATGCTTAGAACGAGCCATTTGCAAAAACTAAGAAAAATTCTTGATGATCCAGAAGCTACAGATAACGACCGTTTTGTGGCATACAATTTACTTCAAAATGCATCTGTTGCCGCCGAAGGTCAGTTACCAAGCTGTCAAGATACTGGAACTGCAATTGTAATGGCCAAAAAAGGCGAAAGCATTTTTACTGGTGTTGATGACGCAGAATGGTTAAGCCGAGGAATTTTTAATACGTACCAAAAAAGAAATTTACGTTATTCGCAGATTGTGCCTATTTCGATGTTTGAAGAAAAGAATTCAGGTTCCAATCTTCCGGCTCAAATTGATATTTATGCTAAAAAAGGAACTTCTTACGAATTCTTGTTTATGGCAAAAGGAGGAGGATCTGCAAACAAAACTTATTTATACCAGCAGACAAAATCTTTGTTGAATGAAAAGTCGTTAGATGAATTCATCCGAACAAAAATTAAAGATTTAGGAACTTCTGCCTGTCCTCCATACCACTTAGCTTTGGTTATTGGCGGCACTTCTGCAGAAGCTAACTTAAGTGCTGTTAAAAAAGCATCTGCAGGATATTATGATAATCTTCCAACTTCAGGAAATATGTCTGGACAGGCTTTCCGTGATTTTGAGTGGGAAGAACGTGTTCAGAAAATCTGTCAGGAAAGTGCAATTGGCGCTCAGTTTGGAGGAAAATATTTCACTCACGACGTTCGTGTAATTCGTTTACCGCGCCATGCAGCTTCCTGCCCTGTTGGATTAGGAGTTTCTTGTTCTGCCGATAGAAATATTAAAGGCAAAATTACCAAAGAAGGAATTTTTGTGGAGCAATTAGAAGTAAATCCGAAACAATTTTTACCAGAAACGGCTCCACATTTAGAAGCGCCAGTAGAAATTGATTTAGATCAGCCAATGGCAGATATCTTGGCAAAATTATCTCAATACCCAGTTAAAACGCGTTTAAAATTAAACGGAACTGTTATTGTTGCCCGAGATATTGCCCATGCAAAAATCAAAGAATTACTGGACGCTGGAAAACCAATGCCGGAATATTTCAAAAACCATCCTGTTTATTATGCCGGTCCTGCAAAAACGCCAGACGGAATGGCTTCTGGAAGTTTCGGACCAACAACTGCTGGACGTATGGACGTTTATGTGGATGAATTCCAAAAAAATGGCGGAAGTATGATTATGCTGGCAAAAGGAAACCGTACTAAACAAGTTACTGATGCCTGCGGCAAATACGGCGGATTCTATTTAGGTTCTATTGGAGGGCCTGCGGCAATTCTGGCACAAGATAATATCTTAAAAGTTGAAGTGGTTGATTTTGAAGAATTAGGAATGGAAGCTGTTCGTAAAATCACCGTTAAAGATTTCCCTGCATTCATTATTACCGATGATAAAGGAAATGACTTTTTTGCAAACTTATAA
- a CDS encoding PAS domain-containing protein, whose protein sequence is MKNTGSDDFLQRNSVPILAWDFHYEYLNELKALTTDLEKVNQISNQYTWNEEKLNIQERIKEEVVVVTDLDFKIVFASSGIKKMTGYKQEEILGQSPKMFQGPATSKKDLKEIREALKKKIPFEKTLENYRKNGKTYRCKIDAFPVFNLNGEVSHFIAFEKQDLSA, encoded by the coding sequence ATGAAAAACACAGGCTCTGATGATTTTTTGCAACGAAATTCAGTTCCAATTTTAGCTTGGGATTTTCACTATGAATATCTAAACGAGCTAAAAGCACTGACTACAGATTTGGAGAAAGTAAATCAAATTTCAAATCAATATACTTGGAACGAAGAAAAGCTCAATATTCAAGAAAGAATTAAAGAAGAAGTAGTTGTAGTTACGGATCTGGATTTTAAAATAGTTTTCGCTTCAAGCGGTATCAAAAAAATGACAGGCTATAAACAAGAAGAAATTTTGGGTCAATCACCAAAAATGTTTCAAGGTCCTGCCACTTCTAAAAAGGATTTAAAAGAAATTAGAGAAGCCTTAAAAAAGAAGATTCCTTTTGAAAAAACACTCGAAAACTATAGAAAAAACGGAAAAACTTATAGATGTAAAATAGATGCTTTCCCAGTTTTTAATTTAAATGGCGAAGTATCTCATTTTATTGCTTTTGAAAAACAGGATTTAAGTGCTTGA
- the dinB gene encoding DNA polymerase IV, giving the protein MSETPIYRKIIHIDMDAFYASVEQMDNPELRGKPVAVGGSENRGVVSAASYEARKFGVRSAISGVLAKKYCPEIIFVRPRFDRYKEISSKIHKIFNDYTDLVEPLSLDEAYLDVTQNKKGNPSASLLAQEIRLRIFNEVGLTASAGISVNKFVAKIASDYNKPNGQKTVNPDEVEAFLEELPIRKFYGVGKVTTEKMYQLGIFTGTDLKSKSLEFLEKHFGKSGAFYYNVVRGIHNSEVKSSRITKSVAAEHTFDVNLSSEIFMMEQLERIAVSLEKRLKKHNISGKTITLKIKYSDFTQQTRSKTIPYFIADKSLIMENVEELLYQEKMKDSVRLLGISLSNLNTEIKKAVVVQLKFTF; this is encoded by the coding sequence ATGTCTGAAACACCAATATATCGCAAAATTATTCACATCGATATGGATGCTTTTTACGCATCGGTCGAGCAGATGGATAATCCCGAATTGCGAGGCAAACCTGTTGCAGTCGGCGGATCAGAAAATAGGGGAGTGGTTTCGGCTGCAAGTTATGAAGCGCGAAAATTTGGTGTTCGAAGTGCCATAAGTGGCGTTTTGGCTAAAAAATATTGTCCAGAAATTATTTTTGTGCGCCCTAGATTTGACCGTTATAAAGAGATTTCATCCAAAATTCATAAAATATTCAACGATTACACCGATTTGGTTGAACCTCTTTCGCTTGACGAAGCTTATTTGGATGTTACCCAAAATAAAAAAGGAAATCCGAGTGCAAGTTTATTGGCACAGGAAATCCGGTTAAGAATTTTTAATGAAGTTGGGTTAACAGCTTCTGCGGGAATTTCGGTCAATAAATTTGTGGCTAAAATTGCGAGTGATTATAATAAGCCAAACGGACAAAAGACGGTAAATCCGGATGAAGTTGAAGCTTTTTTGGAAGAACTGCCCATTCGTAAGTTCTACGGAGTTGGAAAAGTGACAACAGAAAAAATGTATCAGCTTGGAATTTTTACGGGAACTGATCTGAAAAGCAAATCGCTGGAATTTTTGGAGAAACATTTCGGGAAATCTGGAGCTTTTTATTACAATGTCGTTCGCGGTATTCATAACAGCGAAGTAAAATCATCCCGAATTACCAAATCTGTTGCGGCAGAACATACTTTTGATGTAAATCTTTCTTCGGAAATCTTTATGATGGAACAATTGGAACGAATTGCAGTTTCACTAGAAAAGCGTTTGAAAAAACATAATATTTCAGGTAAAACGATTACTCTGAAAATTAAATACAGCGATTTTACGCAGCAGACAAGAAGTAAAACAATCCCATATTTTATTGCTGATAAAAGCTTGATTATGGAAAACGTAGAAGAGTTATTGTATCAGGAAAAAATGAAAGATTCCGTACGGCTGCTCGGAATTTCCCTGAGTAATTTGAATACGGAAATTAAAAAAGCTGTTGTGGTTCAGCTAAAGTTTACTTTTTAG
- a CDS encoding metallophosphoesterase family protein encodes MRTFVIGDIHGGLLALEQVMQRAEVTTEDTLIFLGDYVDGWSQSVEVIDYLIDLKTKQKCICIRGNHDQLALDWLENRHDDFDEEMWYKHGGKATVEGYAKISSDKKRAHIEFLENLQDYYLDDQNRLFVHAGFTNLNGVKWEYFSKLFYWDRTLWETALSLDPKLKEDDLNYPKRFSVYKEVYIGHTPVTRIGKTVPVNKACVWNVDTGAAFRGPLTILNVDTKEYWQSEPLNELYFNEKGRN; translated from the coding sequence ATGCGAACATTTGTTATAGGTGACATTCACGGCGGATTACTTGCACTTGAACAAGTGATGCAAAGAGCCGAAGTTACTACAGAAGATACACTAATTTTTTTGGGCGATTATGTTGACGGCTGGAGTCAGTCGGTTGAAGTAATCGACTATTTGATTGATTTAAAAACTAAGCAAAAATGCATCTGCATAAGAGGAAATCATGATCAGCTGGCATTGGACTGGCTGGAAAACAGACATGATGATTTTGATGAAGAAATGTGGTACAAACATGGCGGGAAAGCAACGGTTGAAGGTTATGCTAAAATTTCTTCCGATAAAAAGAGAGCACATATCGAATTTTTAGAAAATCTTCAGGATTATTATCTCGACGATCAAAATCGTTTATTTGTCCACGCTGGATTTACCAATTTGAATGGTGTGAAATGGGAATATTTTTCTAAGCTTTTCTACTGGGACAGAACCCTTTGGGAAACGGCTCTTTCATTAGACCCAAAATTAAAAGAAGACGATTTAAACTATCCGAAAAGATTTAGCGTTTATAAAGAAGTTTACATAGGGCATACTCCTGTTACACGAATAGGAAAAACCGTTCCTGTAAACAAAGCTTGTGTCTGGAATGTCGATACTGGGGCAGCCTTTCGAGGTCCGCTGACCATTTTGAATGTCGACACCAAAGAATACTGGCAAAGCGAGCCATTGAACGAACTCTATTTTAACGAAAAAGGTAGGAATTAA
- a CDS encoding DUF6646 family protein, whose amino-acid sequence MKKVITLLFLVSFGFINAQQAFTGKGDTRVNVGANLQDGGSGIQGSIDFGLGENFSFGFVANYLLGVDNFNGFYHGSTVAYTDEKPDFGDRFDAKARINANLSSVIGVEQLDVYPGLSLGLHNFGAHVGGRYFFTDGFGVFTEIGFPIAKYGTNNDPFYHLNNQATFSLGASFNLQ is encoded by the coding sequence ATGAAAAAGGTTATTACACTCTTGTTTTTAGTATCATTCGGATTTATTAATGCGCAGCAAGCCTTCACTGGTAAAGGTGACACTAGAGTAAACGTTGGTGCTAATCTTCAAGATGGTGGTTCTGGAATTCAGGGATCTATTGATTTTGGTTTAGGAGAAAATTTCTCTTTTGGTTTTGTTGCAAACTATTTATTAGGAGTTGATAATTTTAACGGTTTTTACCACGGAAGTACTGTTGCTTATACTGATGAAAAACCAGATTTCGGTGATCGCTTTGATGCGAAAGCAAGAATTAATGCTAATTTATCTAGTGTAATTGGTGTAGAACAATTAGACGTTTACCCTGGGCTAAGTTTAGGTTTACATAATTTCGGAGCTCATGTTGGCGGCCGTTATTTCTTTACTGACGGATTTGGTGTTTTCACAGAAATTGGATTCCCAATTGCAAAATACGGCACAAACAATGATCCTTTTTATCATTTAAATAATCAAGCGACTTTTAGTTTAGGAGCTTCATTTAATTTGCAATAG
- a CDS encoding 3-oxoacid CoA-transferase subunit B, with product MLTKEDIAKRIAKEVKDRYFVNLGIGIPTLVANYVREDIAVEFQSENGVLGMGPFPFAGEEDADIINAGKQTITTLPGASFFDSAFSFGMIRSQKVDLTILGAMEVSENGDIANWKIPGKMVKGMGGAMDLVASAENIIVAMMHVNKAGESKILKRCTLPLTGVGCVKKVVTELAVLEVTEKGFKLLERAPGVSVEHIITSTEADLIIEGEIPEMII from the coding sequence ATGTTAACAAAAGAAGATATAGCAAAGCGAATTGCGAAAGAGGTAAAAGACCGTTATTTCGTAAATCTAGGAATTGGGATTCCGACTTTGGTTGCAAATTATGTTAGAGAAGATATTGCAGTAGAATTCCAAAGTGAAAATGGAGTTCTCGGAATGGGACCTTTTCCCTTTGCAGGAGAAGAAGACGCCGATATTATTAATGCAGGAAAGCAAACAATCACAACACTTCCAGGTGCAAGTTTTTTTGATTCGGCTTTTAGTTTCGGAATGATTCGAAGCCAGAAAGTAGATTTGACAATTCTAGGCGCAATGGAAGTATCTGAAAACGGAGATATTGCCAACTGGAAGATTCCAGGAAAAATGGTGAAAGGAATGGGAGGCGCGATGGATTTGGTGGCTTCCGCCGAAAATATCATCGTTGCCATGATGCACGTAAACAAAGCAGGAGAGTCGAAAATCTTAAAAAGATGCACTTTGCCATTAACAGGCGTAGGATGTGTTAAAAAGGTCGTAACTGAGCTTGCAGTACTCGAAGTGACCGAAAAAGGTTTTAAACTCTTAGAACGCGCGCCAGGTGTCTCAGTCGAGCACATCATCACATCTACAGAAGCCGATTTGATTATTGAGGGAGAAATTCCTGAAATGATTATTTAA
- a CDS encoding CoA transferase subunit A: MITKKVNNVQDAIKGIESGMTIMFGGFGLCGIPENTIAALVNTSISDLTCISNNAGVDDFGLGLLLQKKQIKKMISSYVGENAEFERQMLSGELEVELTPQGTLAERCRAAQAGIPAFFTPAGYGTEVAEGKEAREFNGKMHIMEEAFKADFSIVKAWKGDEAGNLIFKGTARNFNACMAGAGKITIAEVEELVPVGSLNPNEIHIPGIMVQRIFQGEKFEKRIEQRTVRQRA, encoded by the coding sequence ATGATAACAAAAAAAGTAAATAATGTTCAGGATGCTATCAAAGGAATAGAAAGCGGTATGACCATCATGTTTGGCGGTTTCGGTTTATGCGGTATCCCTGAAAATACAATTGCAGCTCTAGTAAACACATCCATTTCAGATTTAACTTGTATTTCAAACAATGCAGGTGTCGACGATTTTGGTTTAGGGTTATTATTGCAGAAAAAGCAGATCAAGAAAATGATTTCTTCTTATGTGGGAGAAAACGCTGAGTTCGAACGTCAGATGCTTTCTGGAGAATTAGAAGTTGAACTTACACCTCAGGGAACTTTGGCAGAACGCTGTCGTGCAGCTCAGGCAGGAATTCCTGCGTTCTTTACGCCAGCGGGTTACGGAACCGAAGTTGCTGAAGGAAAAGAAGCGCGCGAATTCAATGGTAAAATGCACATTATGGAAGAAGCTTTCAAAGCCGATTTTTCGATTGTAAAAGCTTGGAAAGGTGATGAAGCTGGAAATCTGATTTTCAAAGGAACAGCCCGAAACTTCAATGCATGTATGGCGGGTGCAGGAAAGATCACAATTGCAGAAGTAGAAGAATTGGTTCCTGTTGGTTCTTTGAACCCAAATGAAATTCATATCCCGGGAATTATGGTGCAGCGAATCTTTCAAGGAGAAAAATTTGAAAAGAGAATCGAGCAGCGCACAGTTAGACAGAGAGCGTAA